The following DNA comes from Bacteroidales bacterium.
TTAGGTTGGGCAGGTTTTTCTTCGATGGAAATAGCTTTATTATGTTCGTCAAACGCCACCACGCCATAACGCTGAGGGTCGGAAACGTGATAGGCAAACACGGTGCCTCCTGTGGGGTCGTTGTTGCTTTGCAGCAAAGTTTGCAAGCCTGATCCATAAAAGATGTTGTCGCCAAGGATGAGCGCCACTTTTTCGTTTCCAATAAAATCGGCGCCAAGCACAAAAGCCTGCGCCAGCCCGTTGGGAATTTCCTGAACCTTGTAGGAGAACTGGCATCCGAGCTGTGAGCCGTCGCCGAGCAGCCGTTCGAAATTGGGCAAATCCTCTGGTGTAGAGATGATGAGCACCTCTTTGATGCCCGACATCATCAGCACCGAAAGCGGGTAGTAAATCATCGGTTTGTCGTAAATGGGCATCATCTGTTTGCTCATGGCAAGTGTGAGCGGATGCAAGCGTGTACCGGCGCCGCCGGCGAGGATGATTCCTTTCATATCAATATGTTCTTATTTGGGCTATGAATAATTAACAATTCAAATGATCCTATTTCAACAATTCTTTTTGATTCCTGATGGCATCGTTATCCAGTTTGTTAGTAGTCCTGCTGATCAAGAGGTGGACGCCATGTTTCTTTTTCTATTTCCAAATCATCAAGTTCTATGTCGAGCTCCTCATCAAATATCTCAAGCAACGGATCGGAGAAGCGGCGTGTGGTAATGCGTTTGTCGAGTGTGAGCAGCAGCGAAGGTAGCACAAAGAGATTCGAGAGTAAAGCAATAAGCAGCGTAAAAGCGATGAGATAGCCCAGCGCCTCGGTGCCGCCAAAGCTCGAAAGTGTAAAGATGATAAAACCAAAGAAAAGCACCACTGACGAATAGATCATGCTGAAACCTGTTTCGCGCAAAGCACGGATCACCGAAATCCTGATGTTCCACTCGTTTAGCCGCAGTTGCAGCCTGTAGCGCGAAAGGAAGTGGATGGCGTTATCCACCGAAATACCCAGAGCAATCGAAAAGATAAGAATGGTTGACGGCTTTACGCTGATGGCGAAAAAGCCCATCATGGCAGCTGTCATAATTTGCGGCATCAGGTTGGGCGCCATCGAGATGAGTACCATTCGTGGCGACGAAAAAAGCATTCCCATCAGGATGGCAATAATTACCAGCGCCAGCAGCAAACTCTGCATCAGGTTTTTCACCAGATAGTCTGTTCCTTTAAGGTACACTACACTGGTGCCGGTGATGGTTACCTGATAATCGGCGGGTGGGAAAATCGAATCAATTTTTGGAGTCAAATCGTCTTGGATGCGCTGTATCTCATTAGTGCCGATATTGGCCATTTGCACAGAGATACGCGTTTTTTGCATGGTGCTGTCCACTAAGGTGTTGATGATGCTGCGTTTGTTGCCTTCGAGTTGTGGCACATAACGCATGATAAAATTTTTCTCCTGGTTGTTGGGCAGCGAGTACATTGCCGGGTTGCCTCCATAAAAAGCCTGTTTTGCGAATTTCACTATTTCGGCAATCGAAAGCGGTCTGCTAAGCTCAGGATATGTGGCCA
Coding sequences within:
- the rfbA gene encoding glucose-1-phosphate thymidylyltransferase RfbA — protein: MKGIILAGGAGTRLHPLTLAMSKQMMPIYDKPMIYYPLSVLMMSGIKEVLIISTPEDLPNFERLLGDGSQLGCQFSYKVQEIPNGLAQAFVLGADFIGNEKVALILGDNIFYGSGLQTLLQSNNDPTGGTVFAYHVSDPQRYGVVAFDEHNKAISIEEKPAQPKSNYAVPGLYFYDNSVVEVARNIKPSARGEYEITDVNRHYLERGQLKVGIMSRGIAWLDTGTFESLLQASQFVEVIEHRQGLKIGCIEEVAYRMKFIDASQLKEIAQPLLKSGYGEYLMNII